The genomic stretch CCCCCTTCCGCCGCCTCGTCACGGACCGCGCGTTCCTCCGCCGGTTCCGCGCGCTCCACCCCGCGCCGCTCCTCGGCTTCCTCGACCACAATGGCTTCCACCCGGCGCTCCCGCCCCAcgcctccgcgcccgccgcgcgcgctgTCTCCCTCGCCGCGgatttctccttctccttcctcccatCCTCCTCCACGGGCCGCGGCTGGGTCGTCCGTGACGTCCGcgacggccgcgtcctcctcgaCCGTTCCCCCGAGGACGGCGACACAGAGGCGCCCTCTGTGTTCACGGAGGTAGCGGTGTGCGACCCCTTGCACCGGCGGTGCGTCCTGCTCCCCCCGATCCCCGACGACCTGGCCGCCGCGGTGGACCAGCCGCTCCGCGTGGAGTTCGACCGCTGGTGCGAGCCCTTCCTCGCTCCCCGTGGCCGCGGCgacccggaggaggacgaggcgtCGTTCGGGGTGATCTGGATGGCGCAGTGCAAGGCCAAGCTGGTCGCCTTCGCCTTCTCTTCCGGCACCGGGCAGTGGCGCGCCGTCGCGTCCCTGGCCTGGCGCGATCTGATGTCCGGCGTGGGCGTGTCGTCAAGGAGCCCTGCGTTCTCCGGCCGTCAATACGCCCGCGGCTGCTTCTACTGGGTGATGGATTGGCGGGACAAGTTGCTCGTGCTTGACACAGGGAGGATGGAGTTCTCCATTGCTGACCTCCCACCGGGCTGCCATAGGCGACAGATCGCCATTGTTGAAGCAGGGGAAGGCAGGGTCGGGATGTTCGCGCTCCGGGACCACGTTGCGGACGGCGCGGTCAGTCTCTATTATACTGTAAGGCAAGACGATGGCAATGGTTCCAGCCATTGGCAGATGGAGAAGACGATCCCATTGGATCCTGAGTTCCGGCATTACATCAGGGGTGCAATGGAGAGGTACATACTCCTGCTGAGGTTTCCTGAACACCTAAGCTCAGCAGGGGTGCGTGTGAGCTCATCGACAGAGGTGGCAGACGAATGTTTCTCAATGGACGTCAGGACCTTTCAGCTTGAGAGGGTGTGTCAATTGAAGCACCACATTCCACGCGCCTACATATATACCAACTTTCCTCCATTGCTGTCTCCACAGAGTATCTAAAGAGGTAAACTCCTTCCTTGAATAGTTATTCCACAGCCTTTTCCGATTCTTGATGTTTAAGACTATCTTCAATTTGTAATTGGCAATCTTGTCTATCCAGTTTC from Setaria italica strain Yugu1 chromosome II, Setaria_italica_v2.0, whole genome shotgun sequence encodes the following:
- the LOC101770897 gene encoding uncharacterized protein LOC101770897, with the protein product MDSPALTDDLLSDIFLRLPEPADLVRTSAACAPFRRLVTDRAFLRRFRALHPAPLLGFLDHNGFHPALPPHASAPAARAVSLAADFSFSFLPSSSTGRGWVVRDVRDGRVLLDRSPEDGDTEAPSVFTEVAVCDPLHRRCVLLPPIPDDLAAAVDQPLRVEFDRWCEPFLAPRGRGDPEEDEASFGVIWMAQCKAKLVAFAFSSGTGQWRAVASLAWRDLMSGVGVSSRSPAFSGRQYARGCFYWVMDWRDKLLVLDTGRMEFSIADLPPGCHRRQIAIVEAGEGRVGMFALRDHVADGAVSLYYTVRQDDGNGSSHWQMEKTIPLDPEFRHYIRGAMERYILLLRFPEHLSSAGVRVSSSTEVADECFSMDVRTFQLERVCQLKHHIPRAYIYTNFPPLLSPQSI